The genomic window aattatatatatgtcggttacttttaaatatttattcaaTAAGTAGAATTAAACTAAAACGTTCGTTATTATAATAGTgactattattattattttatatgaattaaatatatttttctattatattaaaatatagaaaataatatatattaatacatataattttataatagataaattataatttttatagaTAAAGCACATTTCAATAACATGAGTTAatgtgttttttttttttttttttttttttttgtttttttttgttaagAACATaagttataataatataattttatattttataaatgtatatacttataaaatttattaagtttgaatattttttcttttaataaaatgagAGTTTAAATTATTACCTCAAAATgttatgtaatatataatgcAAGAATGAatttttgttcatttattttttttttatttattgtaaTATTAAGTGTATTACATGCAGCAAAAGAGgtaacataaaaaaataatcataaaaaaaaaagaagaattGAAACAAAagtattttatattatatttattattattatttacattattaatttttttagaATAACCACAAAAAGGATTTATATGAACATggtaataaaaatagttATAGTTCTTCTAATAAGAGAACTACAAGTGTAAAATGTGCTATAAAAGAACCAGAATATCATGAATTCTCAAAAGATGATAAGGTACATGATaattttgtaaaatataataaaggAGAAAACCAAAATAATTTGGATAAAGGAAAAagtgataaaaaatattcaaaaaataaattaaataataagaattCAGAAGATATATCTGAATCGGTTAAAAGTGGAGAACCGTGtgattataaaaataatatgatgaaGGAATGTAATGTAACTTCTTCATCAAAACctataatgaaaaaaacTAGTAGGATGACTAGATTTAagaataaattatataaaatgatttcagaaagaaataaattttgGAGAGTTATTTCAGGAATTATTGCAGTTTTGGGACAATATGCTATAATTTgtgatattattatgtttatagCAGCTATTCTGGGTTCAGGGGCTACAACGGCATTTATTGCAGCTGGAGGTATTTATATGGTTATTATActattcataatattaataattgTATTAGTTTGGTTTCTCGTTACATGGTTGTGGTCACATAAAGATGTGTATTATGAAACACATGAGgaataatttaatataaagaattttttttttgtggaaactatatatatatatattcttattatgatataaataaaataatattt from Plasmodium gaboni strain SY75 chromosome Unknown, whole genome shotgun sequence includes these protein-coding regions:
- a CDS encoding exported protein (hyp15), whose amino-acid sequence is MNFCSFIFFLFIVILSVLHAAKENNHKKDLYEHGNKNSYSSSNKRTTSVKCAIKEPEYHEFSKDDKVHDNFVKYNKGENQNNLDKGKSDKKYSKNKLNNKNSEDISESVKSGEPCDYKNNMMKECNVTSSSKPIMKKTSRMTRFKNKLYKMISERNKFWRVISGIIAVLGQYAIICDIIMFIAAILGSGATTAFIAAGGIYMVIILFIILIIVLVWFLVTWLWSHKDVYYETHEE